The Lysinibacillus pakistanensis genome includes a window with the following:
- a CDS encoding NUDIX hydrolase has translation MRAPYQVLVFPYIITDNSIEYAIFKRSDYGYWQGLAGGGEEDETPIESAKREAFEEAGITKDYPYIELDSMSSLPVEDVVGNFLWGEDIYVLKEFSFGVKVPTKDITLSKEHLNYKWLCFEEAVTLLKWDSNKTALWELNKRLLNRTNTKQKFAKENT, from the coding sequence ATGAGGGCGCCTTATCAAGTTTTGGTATTTCCTTATATAATCACTGACAATTCTATTGAATATGCAATTTTTAAGAGAAGTGATTATGGGTATTGGCAGGGATTAGCAGGTGGTGGGGAAGAGGATGAGACTCCTATTGAATCAGCTAAACGAGAAGCATTTGAAGAGGCTGGTATTACAAAAGATTATCCATATATTGAATTAGATTCTATGTCTTCACTACCGGTAGAAGATGTAGTTGGGAACTTCCTTTGGGGAGAAGACATTTATGTATTAAAAGAATTTTCTTTTGGTGTTAAAGTTCCTACAAAAGATATAACTTTATCAAAAGAGCACCTCAACTACAAATGGTTATGTTTTGAAGAGGCAGTAACGCTTTTGAAATGGGATAGCAATAAAACGGCGTTATGGGAATTGAACAAAAGGTTATTAAATCGGACTAACACCAAGCAAAAGTTTGCGAAAGAAAATACTTAA
- a CDS encoding YpoC family protein, whose translation MNIEAITKEKIDAWFTEWQELEGKIHIAHDTRNGEAKGLMEAAIVLFDHLVEEGGDEILPINGVERLAFIKAKPGQYACYRQLGELFKETKKRTARLRLQATKNNSNR comes from the coding sequence GTGAATATAGAGGCAATTACAAAGGAAAAAATTGATGCTTGGTTTACAGAGTGGCAAGAGCTAGAAGGCAAAATTCACATAGCCCATGATACAAGAAATGGTGAGGCTAAGGGCTTGATGGAAGCGGCAATTGTTTTGTTTGACCATCTAGTAGAAGAGGGTGGAGATGAGATTTTGCCGATAAATGGGGTTGAACGATTGGCCTTTATTAAAGCAAAGCCTGGTCAATATGCCTGTTATCGTCAGCTGGGTGAATTATTTAAGGAGACAAAAAAACGGACTGCTCGCTTACGACTCCAAGCTACCAAAAATAATTCAAATCGGTAA
- a CDS encoding penicillin-binding protein 1A has protein sequence MTERRQTRGERQKALAQKNKKKVPKSSGKLWFKRIFLTLVAIGVACFIGGAGMFAFYASSAPELKEELLKDPVSSEFFDKNGDLFATIGAENRKYIKYEDIPEDMINAILATEDVRFFEHHGMDFYRLGGAIIANFRDGFGSQGASTLTQQVVKNSFLQNEKKLKRKAQEAWLAFQLERKYSKEEIFEMYFNKMLMSGRVYGFGTAAQYFYGKELKDLTLDEEALLAGLVQRPNAYDPLKNPELAEKRRNTVLGLMYQHGKITKAEMEEAKKVDVQAGLADDTTRQKFAGSKYDAFLDVVLNELEKNGDGSAMAEGIKVYTTLDPKAQQIVENVMNDDSNFPTEKIQSGVAVVDTKTGQIQAVGGGRNYGNRGWNYADDLTQNQPGSTMKPLLDYGPAIEYLKWSTGQTLVDEPMKYTGTQQTITNWDGKYMGAMTARKALYASRNVPAVKALKEVGTDKAKEFIGRLGIKAKNVYESDAIGGGDIAISPIQMAASYAAFGNDGVYNDPHAISKIVYRDGKTTKDYTPKPNVAMSDYTAYMVTDMLRDVVGNKPDASGTAANVSGLDIAGKTGTTNYSKADFDKYNLPSTSVPDSWFAGYTTNYSIAIWSGYEKHFDPITTWDERRLPQQLFKQIMKDISADVETPRFKKPSSVVEMTIEVGSKPLKLASDYTPSEKRQTELFVRGTEPTEVSNEYEAPELSTPYNVSANLDLGAQSISISWEHDAILDPETNEPLPTTFEVSATREGGETISLGTTESKGLTVANNLEDGNYTISVVAIVDGTRSEPGTASFQVTSMPDENQDPDTPDEPDLEQPTSPDQGNGNDNNGNHNNNGNNGNHNGSGNNSNNGNPNGNNGSGGNNGGNNTNNGTNNGGQPPTLPTDPVVPNEENDSTE, from the coding sequence ATGACTGAACGTCGTCAAACACGCGGTGAGCGTCAAAAAGCTCTCGCTCAAAAAAATAAAAAGAAAGTGCCCAAATCATCTGGAAAGCTATGGTTTAAGCGCATTTTCTTAACGCTGGTGGCAATAGGAGTTGCATGTTTTATTGGAGGAGCTGGGATGTTCGCTTTTTATGCTAGTAGCGCGCCTGAGCTTAAGGAAGAATTACTAAAAGACCCTGTTTCTTCTGAGTTCTTTGATAAAAATGGTGATTTATTTGCAACAATTGGTGCAGAAAACCGTAAATATATAAAATATGAAGATATACCTGAGGACATGATCAATGCTATCCTTGCTACGGAAGACGTACGCTTTTTTGAGCATCATGGTATGGATTTTTATCGTCTTGGTGGTGCAATTATTGCCAACTTCCGCGATGGCTTTGGATCACAGGGGGCTTCAACTTTAACACAACAAGTTGTGAAGAACTCTTTTTTACAAAATGAGAAAAAATTAAAACGTAAAGCACAAGAGGCTTGGCTTGCTTTCCAATTAGAACGTAAATACTCAAAAGAAGAAATCTTTGAAATGTACTTTAACAAAATGCTTATGTCAGGTCGTGTATATGGCTTTGGTACAGCCGCTCAATATTTCTATGGTAAGGAGTTAAAAGATTTAACGTTAGATGAAGAAGCATTACTTGCAGGTTTAGTACAGCGTCCAAATGCATACGACCCATTAAAAAATCCTGAGCTTGCGGAAAAGCGTCGTAATACAGTCTTAGGATTAATGTATCAACATGGTAAAATTACAAAAGCTGAAATGGAAGAAGCAAAAAAAGTAGACGTTCAAGCAGGTTTAGCTGATGATACAACACGTCAAAAATTTGCTGGCTCTAAATATGATGCTTTCCTTGATGTCGTTCTAAACGAACTTGAGAAAAACGGTGATGGTTCTGCAATGGCAGAAGGCATTAAGGTCTACACAACACTTGATCCAAAAGCTCAACAAATTGTTGAAAATGTTATGAATGATGATAGTAATTTCCCAACAGAAAAAATTCAATCTGGTGTAGCTGTTGTTGATACAAAAACGGGTCAAATTCAAGCAGTTGGTGGTGGACGCAATTATGGCAATCGTGGTTGGAACTATGCAGACGATTTAACACAAAATCAGCCAGGCTCTACTATGAAGCCATTATTGGATTATGGTCCAGCCATTGAATATTTAAAATGGTCAACAGGTCAAACGCTTGTAGATGAACCAATGAAATACACTGGAACTCAGCAAACTATTACAAACTGGGATGGTAAATACATGGGGGCCATGACAGCACGTAAGGCACTATATGCTTCCCGAAACGTTCCAGCTGTAAAAGCTTTAAAAGAGGTTGGAACTGACAAGGCAAAGGAATTCATTGGTCGTTTAGGTATTAAGGCAAAAAATGTGTATGAATCTGATGCGATTGGTGGGGGGGATATTGCCATATCTCCTATCCAAATGGCAGCTTCCTATGCAGCATTCGGTAATGATGGTGTTTACAATGATCCTCATGCAATTTCAAAAATTGTTTATCGTGATGGTAAAACAACAAAGGACTACACACCAAAACCTAATGTTGCGATGAGTGATTACACAGCTTACATGGTAACAGACATGCTACGTGATGTTGTTGGCAATAAGCCCGATGCATCAGGTACTGCTGCCAATGTCTCTGGCTTAGATATTGCAGGTAAAACGGGTACAACTAACTATTCAAAAGCTGATTTTGATAAATACAACTTACCTAGCACAAGTGTGCCAGACTCATGGTTTGCAGGTTACACAACTAACTATTCAATCGCAATATGGAGTGGTTATGAGAAACACTTTGATCCTATCACAACTTGGGATGAACGTCGTTTACCACAACAACTATTTAAACAAATTATGAAAGACATTTCAGCGGATGTTGAAACACCTCGTTTCAAAAAACCAAGTTCTGTTGTAGAGATGACAATCGAGGTAGGTTCAAAACCACTGAAATTAGCAAGTGATTACACACCAAGTGAAAAACGTCAAACTGAGTTATTTGTTCGTGGCACGGAGCCTACGGAAGTATCAAATGAATATGAGGCACCTGAGCTTTCAACACCTTATAATGTTTCGGCAAATTTAGATTTAGGTGCTCAATCAATTAGCATTTCTTGGGAACATGATGCTATTCTGGATCCTGAAACTAACGAACCATTGCCAACTACCTTTGAGGTCTCTGCTACACGTGAAGGCGGAGAAACAATTTCTCTTGGAACAACAGAAAGCAAAGGCCTAACAGTTGCAAACAATTTAGAGGATGGTAATTATACAATCTCTGTCGTCGCTATTGTGGATGGTACACGAAGCGAACCTGGTACAGCCTCCTTCCAAGTGACAAGTATGCCAGACGAAAACCAAGACCCGGATACTCCAGATGAACCTGATTTAGAACAGCCAACGTCTCCGGATCAAGGAAATGGCAATGATAATAATGGCAATCACAACAACAATGGAAATAATGGCAACCATAATGGTAGTGGAAATAATAGTAACAATGGCAATCCTAACGGTAATAATGGCAGTGGTGGCAATAATGGTGGTAACAACACCAATAATGGCACAAATAACGGTGGTCAACCACCTACACTACCGACTGACCCTGTCGTTCCAAATGAAGAAAACGACAGCACAGAATAA
- a CDS encoding aminoglycoside phosphotransferase family protein, whose protein sequence is MLIESVIDHISSLKGYSSIKKVEKGYSPDEKYIVTVGQNQYFIRLFDIQYHGKRTIEFSLLQALEKQGVQTHKAIECNLLIEANLSVMVLSYIEGYPADEFILNLSDVAQFNIGLAAGKELRKIHQLHAHAPQTMHWEEAQRKKFSFYLNEYKKGSYQLPKEHKILNFIENNFHLLKDRPITLLHDDFHLGHIIVQNNLYNAVIDFNGYDFGDPYHDFYNLSLFSRRHSIPFCIGQINGYFTESPDDTFWRIYALYAAMNIISTIVWTKKYDDQSFDDALERIHLILEDHDYFNLDQPLWYKSKSVDNVTGL, encoded by the coding sequence TTGTTAATTGAAAGTGTAATAGACCACATATCGAGCCTTAAAGGGTATTCATCTATAAAAAAAGTGGAGAAAGGATACTCACCAGATGAAAAATACATAGTTACCGTCGGCCAGAATCAATACTTTATACGATTATTTGACATACAATATCACGGAAAACGAACCATCGAATTTTCATTGCTTCAAGCATTAGAAAAACAAGGTGTACAAACACATAAAGCCATAGAATGTAATTTATTGATTGAGGCTAATCTTTCTGTCATGGTATTAAGCTATATTGAAGGATACCCTGCAGATGAATTCATTTTGAATCTTTCTGATGTGGCGCAATTTAATATAGGTCTTGCTGCTGGGAAAGAATTAAGAAAAATTCATCAGCTACATGCCCATGCCCCGCAAACGATGCACTGGGAAGAAGCTCAAAGAAAGAAATTCAGTTTTTATTTAAATGAATATAAAAAAGGAAGCTATCAACTGCCAAAAGAGCATAAAATACTAAACTTTATTGAAAACAATTTCCACCTTCTTAAAGATCGACCTATCACATTACTCCATGATGATTTTCATCTTGGCCATATCATCGTTCAAAATAACTTGTATAATGCCGTAATTGATTTTAATGGCTATGATTTTGGTGACCCCTATCATGATTTTTATAATCTTTCTTTGTTTAGTAGAAGACATAGTATCCCATTTTGTATTGGACAAATAAATGGTTATTTTACAGAATCTCCAGACGATACGTTTTGGCGAATATATGCCCTTTATGCAGCGATGAATATCATCTCTACGATTGTGTGGACGAAAAAATATGATGACCAATCATTTGATGATGCATTGGAAAGAATCCATCTCATTTTAGAAGATCATGACTATTTTAATTTGGATCAACCATTATGGTATAAGTCCAAATCTGTTGATAATGTTACAGGTTTATAA
- the recU gene encoding Holliday junction resolvase RecU has product MTIRYPNGKLYTPNPTVQNVEKKDDNKEISFSNRGKTLEDEINEANDYYIKRRLAIIHKKPVPVQIVKVEYPSRSAAVIREAYFRTPSTTDYNGVWKGQYIDFDAKETASKTSFPLKNIHLHQMTHMQQVSEQNGVAFIIVRFSAFERYFIVPYEVLQKAWQAMENGERKSIPFSTIEREAFEIPTSYYPRIDYLPIVQQLIEAKSHGSESEEIVE; this is encoded by the coding sequence ATGACAATTCGTTATCCAAATGGGAAATTGTATACCCCAAATCCAACTGTACAAAATGTGGAAAAAAAGGATGATAACAAAGAAATCTCTTTTAGTAATCGAGGGAAAACACTAGAAGATGAAATAAATGAAGCAAACGACTATTATATAAAAAGACGACTTGCTATCATTCATAAGAAACCTGTTCCCGTACAAATCGTCAAAGTAGAGTACCCATCACGAAGTGCTGCAGTAATTCGCGAAGCTTACTTCCGAACTCCTTCCACAACAGATTATAATGGTGTTTGGAAAGGGCAGTATATTGATTTTGATGCAAAGGAGACAGCTTCCAAAACGAGTTTTCCCTTAAAAAATATACACTTACATCAAATGACTCATATGCAGCAGGTGTCGGAACAAAATGGTGTGGCTTTTATTATCGTTCGTTTTTCAGCTTTTGAACGATATTTTATTGTGCCATACGAAGTTTTACAAAAGGCCTGGCAAGCAATGGAGAATGGTGAGCGTAAATCGATACCTTTTTCAACGATTGAAAGAGAAGCTTTCGAAATTCCTACAAGCTATTATCCACGTATCGACTATTTACCGATTGTCCAGCAGCTCATTGAAGCAAAAAGCCATGGTTCTGAAAGTGAGGAGATTGTAGAATGA
- a CDS encoding YppE family protein, with translation MLLIQQTSILIDECEKSVARFWQMREEDRTPDFFKEVKPHADAIHHHLKEWQQGANLWIQNNNPKYMHIQQIAAVVESMEQFVVQSFFKETSKKRFLDAIHSTSFTLKNFERIVKEGTKDVIQKENHQ, from the coding sequence TTGTTATTAATACAGCAAACTTCCATATTAATAGATGAATGTGAAAAAAGTGTTGCACGCTTTTGGCAAATGCGTGAAGAGGATCGTACACCTGATTTTTTTAAAGAGGTTAAGCCACATGCCGATGCTATACATCATCACTTAAAGGAGTGGCAACAGGGGGCCAATTTGTGGATTCAAAACAATAATCCAAAGTATATGCATATCCAACAAATTGCTGCTGTGGTGGAATCCATGGAGCAATTTGTTGTGCAATCTTTTTTTAAAGAAACAAGTAAAAAACGCTTTTTAGATGCTATTCATTCTACCTCCTTTACATTGAAAAATTTTGAGCGAATCGTGAAGGAGGGAACAAAAGATGTTATCCAAAAAGAGAACCATCAATGA
- a CDS encoding AAA family ATPase: protein MSNFRGIILEGYSNAGKTSVLKALKQLQASDDAERSVIVLSEHYSQVLHKVNGELKSLSRDEHLQVLRERVTMLKMLNNWSREIGQTQRSKGLFFILERFHLNHRVAFSHSISDEIKELEAQLFEMGARCTLLTVSPENLEQRISSRNPNEREGKTMEEMKLACELLLKQQQEYRSQAENSIIPTIEINTDNKDWDSYAKQIYLLNSHERT from the coding sequence ATGAGTAATTTTAGAGGGATAATCTTAGAGGGCTACTCGAATGCTGGAAAAACATCAGTCTTAAAAGCGTTGAAACAACTTCAAGCAAGTGATGATGCCGAACGTAGTGTCATAGTTCTCAGTGAGCATTATTCGCAAGTATTACACAAAGTAAATGGTGAATTAAAGTCGTTAAGTCGAGATGAACACTTACAAGTCTTAAGAGAAAGAGTCACGATGCTGAAAATGTTAAATAATTGGTCAAGAGAAATTGGACAAACCCAACGTTCAAAAGGTTTATTCTTTATATTGGAAAGGTTTCATTTAAATCATCGAGTAGCATTTTCTCATTCAATATCAGATGAAATCAAGGAATTAGAAGCCCAGTTATTTGAAATGGGAGCAAGATGTACTTTGTTAACTGTATCACCAGAAAATTTAGAGCAAAGAATAAGTAGTAGAAACCCTAATGAAAGGGAAGGGAAAACCATGGAAGAAATGAAATTAGCGTGTGAATTATTATTAAAACAACAACAAGAGTATAGGAGCCAAGCTGAAAATTCTATCATTCCTACAATTGAAATAAATACTGATAATAAAGATTGGGATTCCTACGCAAAACAAATTTACTTATTAAACTCCCATGAAAGAACGTAA
- a CDS encoding DEAD/DEAH box helicase, producing MLSKKRTINELLNEWRYDEELKERIIHWQTLEGREAKYAPFPRNLHPSLVKALQARGIEQLYTHQREAFDLAQSGTSFTAVTPTASGKSYCYHLPVLQTILEDKNARAIYLFPTKALAQDQKNDLNELIEQSGEEILSYTYDGDTAPGIRQKVRKAGHIVMTNPDMLHSGILPHHTKWVSLFENLQYIVIDELHTYKGVFGSHVAHVIRRLKRICAFYGSKPVFICTSATIKNPKELAEILTNETHALIADSGAPVGKKTFLFYNPPIVHKTFGVRRSAVLEVSDLAKRLYIAGIQTIIFAKSRVRVEMIVTYLKELTRNKLLDESVRGYRGGYLPSERRVIERGLRDGTIQTVVSTNALELGVDIGQLQACIMTGYPGNIASAWQQAGRAGRRQDEALIIYVAQSSALDQYVVNYPLFLLGGAPEEARIYPENMLILMDHLKCAAFELPFSTNDAYGEYEVQELLDYLAEEGVVFKTSDKWHWMSDRFPAHDISLRSASQENVVIIDMTVPAQTKVIGEMDRHSAMTLLHEEAIYLHQGIQFQVEKLDWEEKKAFVREVDVDYYTDANLAVEMKVLEEDRNRDYKGGTISFGDVGLVAQATLFKKIRFGTHDNIGSGPIHLPPDEMHTSATWLSLHLSEQWSEAELTEVMIGIAYAMNAFIPLFIQCDSSDVAVVPQVKASHNKLPTFFVYDKYPGGIGLSEKVYDLWEDLLTKTQHHVINCPCEAGCPSCIGPQDTTMNVKSKVVKLLQLLNYK from the coding sequence ATGTTATCCAAAAAGAGAACCATCAATGAATTATTAAACGAGTGGAGATATGATGAGGAATTAAAAGAGCGAATTATACACTGGCAGACACTGGAAGGACGGGAAGCAAAATATGCTCCTTTCCCTAGAAATTTACATCCTTCTCTAGTAAAGGCACTACAGGCAAGAGGGATCGAGCAGCTTTATACACATCAGCGAGAAGCTTTCGATTTAGCGCAGAGTGGTACATCCTTTACTGCGGTTACGCCAACAGCATCAGGTAAATCATATTGCTATCATCTGCCAGTTCTTCAAACAATATTAGAGGATAAAAATGCCAGGGCTATTTATTTATTTCCGACAAAGGCTTTAGCACAGGATCAGAAAAATGATTTAAATGAATTAATTGAACAAAGTGGAGAAGAGATATTAAGCTACACATATGATGGAGATACCGCACCTGGAATTCGCCAAAAGGTACGTAAGGCAGGGCATATTGTCATGACAAACCCCGATATGCTCCATTCAGGAATATTACCACACCATACGAAATGGGTATCCCTTTTTGAAAATTTACAGTATATCGTTATTGATGAATTACATACATATAAAGGTGTATTTGGTTCACATGTTGCCCATGTTATACGCAGACTCAAGCGGATATGTGCATTTTATGGCAGTAAGCCGGTGTTTATTTGTACTTCGGCAACTATAAAAAATCCAAAGGAATTAGCAGAGATTCTAACAAATGAAACTCATGCATTAATTGCTGATTCGGGAGCACCAGTTGGTAAAAAAACATTTCTTTTTTACAATCCGCCTATTGTTCATAAAACGTTTGGTGTGCGTCGTAGTGCGGTTTTAGAGGTAAGTGACCTAGCTAAAAGATTATATATAGCAGGTATTCAAACCATTATCTTTGCTAAAAGCCGTGTAAGAGTAGAAATGATAGTGACTTATTTAAAGGAGCTGACAAGAAACAAGCTACTTGATGAATCGGTGCGAGGCTATCGTGGTGGCTATTTGCCTTCTGAGCGAAGAGTAATTGAACGTGGTCTTCGAGATGGTACTATTCAAACAGTTGTTAGTACAAATGCATTGGAATTAGGAGTCGATATTGGACAGCTTCAAGCATGCATTATGACAGGTTACCCAGGAAATATTGCAAGTGCCTGGCAGCAAGCTGGTCGCGCTGGTCGTCGACAGGACGAGGCATTAATTATTTATGTAGCCCAATCGTCTGCACTGGATCAGTATGTGGTCAATTATCCACTCTTTTTACTCGGTGGTGCTCCTGAGGAAGCACGTATTTACCCTGAAAATATGTTAATTTTAATGGACCACTTAAAATGTGCAGCATTCGAGTTACCTTTTTCCACAAATGATGCATATGGAGAATATGAAGTTCAGGAATTATTAGATTATCTAGCAGAGGAAGGCGTTGTTTTTAAAACAAGTGATAAGTGGCACTGGATGAGTGATCGTTTTCCTGCACATGATATTAGTCTGCGCTCTGCTTCTCAGGAAAACGTTGTAATCATTGATATGACAGTTCCTGCACAAACAAAGGTCATCGGTGAAATGGATCGTCACAGCGCAATGACATTATTACATGAAGAGGCAATCTATTTACATCAGGGCATTCAGTTTCAAGTAGAAAAGCTTGATTGGGAAGAAAAGAAAGCCTTTGTCCGTGAAGTAGATGTCGATTACTACACAGATGCTAATCTAGCAGTTGAAATGAAAGTACTAGAAGAGGATCGTAATCGGGATTATAAGGGGGGCACAATTAGCTTTGGTGATGTTGGGTTAGTTGCTCAGGCCACACTATTTAAAAAAATACGCTTTGGCACTCATGATAATATCGGATCAGGTCCAATCCATTTACCACCAGATGAGATGCATACAAGTGCCACCTGGCTATCACTTCATTTATCAGAGCAGTGGTCAGAGGCAGAATTGACCGAGGTAATGATTGGAATAGCCTACGCAATGAATGCCTTTATACCTTTGTTTATTCAATGTGATAGCAGTGATGTAGCAGTCGTGCCACAAGTTAAAGCATCCCATAATAAGCTGCCAACATTTTTTGTTTATGATAAGTATCCTGGAGGAATCGGATTAAGTGAAAAGGTCTATGATTTATGGGAGGACTTATTAACAAAAACGCAGCACCATGTTATAAACTGTCCTTGTGAAGCTGGCTGCCCATCTTGTATTGGTCCACAAGACACTACGATGAATGTAAAAAGTAAAGTCGTCAAGCTACTTCAACTATTAAATTATAAGTAG